From Pseudomonas sp. stari2:
TGTCCGAGCAGGTGACGAACAATGCCTTTGGGTTTTGTTCTGTCGCGAGCTGCTTGAAAAGCTCGACACGTTGCGGATAGACCTCGCGCTGGAAACGCAGAAAGCCATCAATGATGTCACGCATGGAATCCTCCAAATCAAAATGCCGGATACCGACACGAGCACTCGACATGCCCTCGCGCCGCAATGGTGGTCATTATTGCAGACGTCGTGCGCGTTAGGTGTACTTGATCGTGGGCTCGCCCCGGCTCAGGCCGAGAAAAAGCCTAACGACGTGTCAGCCAAACAATTTACGGATCTCGGTAACCACCTGCATCGTTGCGTCTTCGATCGTGCCTTCATTTCGGCATAAAACCCAGCCGTGATCGAAAGCCGCTTGCTCGAACATCTCCGTACACGCGACATGTTCAGCGTGCTTCTGGATCACCGTACCGCCCAGTCCTCTGGACCGTGCCTTTGCCCTGGCCCATGAAATATCCGGCGCGGTGACGACGCCAACATGCAGGTCAGGCACCCGCACATTACGTTCGATATTCAACTGGAGAATCTCCGCAAACGGGACGGTCTGACGAAACGCGGCGTCAGACGGATACCAGCGATCAATCAAGATAATGCTGCCCGGCGGTTGTTCCGTCAGCACGTGCCGGGAGATCCAACGACGGCTATCTGCAAAGCGCTGACAAACCGCCCACTCCAGATCCCGGGAGTGATTTCTGGCGAGTTCGTTGACGAGGGCCATGGTGGCACCCCGGCCCGGATCGCTTTTTCTCTCGCAAAGCCGGATGACTTTCTTGTTGTCGGCCCTCAGTACTGCCGTCACCGCTTCCAGTAATGTGGTTTTGCCGGTTCCTTTTGGCCCATCCAGAGAAACAAACAGCGGACGATTCATTTTTCACACAACCATTGAGGCATTGATGACCACTCTATCCTCATTTCTGCATTTTCTGCATTTCACTCAGCTCATCCCTGCCCTTTGCCTAAACTTGCTTCCCGATGATGTTCGCCAGACCTTTTGACTGCCAGGGAATCACAGAAGGAGTCACCCCATGTCAAAGCTATACCCCAGTATCGATCCTGAGGGGTTGGTCGAGTACTCCGTGGTCTACACCGACCGCTCGCTCAACCACATGTCGCAGTCATTTCAAGCGGTGATGAAGAACATTTCCAGGACCCTGAAACAGGTCTACAACGCCGAGGCGGTTGCGGTGGTTCCGGGCAGCGGCACCTTCGGCATGGAAGCGGTGGCGCGACAGTTCGCCACCGGCCAGCAATGTCTGGTGATACGCAACGGCTGGTTCAGTTATCGCTGGAGCCAGATCCTTGAGACGGGCAACATCCCGGCGGCTACTACGGTGCTGAAAGCCCGACCGGTCGAAACGGGTCGCCAGGCTGCCTACGCCCCGCCCCCTCTGGACGAAGTCCTGGCAGCCATTCACACGCACAAGCCGCAGATTGTCTTCGCACCCCACGTTGAAACCTCATCAGGGATTATCCTGCCCGACGAGTACCTGCGGGCCGTCGGCGACGCCGTGCATGCGGTCGGTGGCCTGTTTGTGCTGGACTGCATCGCTTCCGGCACGCTTTGGGTTGATATGCACAAATGTGCCGTCGACCTGCTGATCAGCGCACCGCAAAAAGGCTGGAGCGCCTCCCCTTGCTGCGCC
This genomic window contains:
- a CDS encoding dTMP kinase yields the protein MNRPLFVSLDGPKGTGKTTLLEAVTAVLRADNKKVIRLCERKSDPGRGATMALVNELARNHSRDLEWAVCQRFADSRRWISRHVLTEQPPGSIILIDRWYPSDAAFRQTVPFAEILQLNIERNVRVPDLHVGVVTAPDISWARAKARSRGLGGTVIQKHAEHVACTEMFEQAAFDHGWVLCRNEGTIEDATMQVVTEIRKLFG
- a CDS encoding aminotransferase class V-fold PLP-dependent enzyme, yielding MSKLYPSIDPEGLVEYSVVYTDRSLNHMSQSFQAVMKNISRTLKQVYNAEAVAVVPGSGTFGMEAVARQFATGQQCLVIRNGWFSYRWSQILETGNIPAATTVLKARPVETGRQAAYAPPPLDEVLAAIHTHKPQIVFAPHVETSSGIILPDEYLRAVGDAVHAVGGLFVLDCIASGTLWVDMHKCAVDLLISAPQKGWSASPCCALVMFSSLALERIEQTQSSSFACDLKKWLQIMQAYEQGGHAYHATMPSDSLARFNDVMKETQAYGLDKIRDDQQVLGDRVRAMLTGKGFKSVAAAGFQAPGVVVSYTDDADIKNGKKFASHGLQIAAGVPLQCDEPADFQTFRIGLFGLEKLHNIERTVSTLEQALDEVMAH